From Brucella pseudogrignonensis, a single genomic window includes:
- the rpoC gene encoding DNA-directed RNA polymerase subunit beta', which yields MNQEVMNLFNPQAPAQTFDSIRISIASPEKILSWSYGEIKKPETINYRTFKPERDGLFCARIFGPIKDYECLCGKYKRMKYKGIICEKCGVEVTLSRVRRERMGHIELAAPVAHIWFLKSLPSRIGTLLDMTLKDIERVLYFENYIVTEPGLTSLKEHQLLSEEEYMIAVDEFGEDQFTALIGAEAIFELLASMDLPNIAADLRVDLAETTSELKTKKLMKRLKIVENFMESGNRPEWMIMKIVPVIPPDLRPLVPLDGGRFATSDLNDLYRRVINRNNRLKRLIELRAPGIIIRNEKRMLQEAVDALFDNGRRGRVITGANKRPLKSLSDMLKGKQGRFRQNLLGKRVDYSGRSVIVTGPELKLHQCGLPKKMALELFKPFIYARLDAKGYSSTVKQAKKLVEKERPEVWDILDEVIREHPVLLNRAPTLHRLGIQAFEPTLIEGKAIQLHPLVCTAFNADFDGDQMAVHVPLSLEAQLEARVLMMSTNNILHPANGAPIIVPSQDMVLGLYYLSIVADKEPGEGMIFADMGELQHALENKVVTLHTKIKGRFKTVDAEGKPVSKVYDTTPGRLIMGELLPKNANVSFDICNQEMTKKNISKMIDHVYRHCGQKETVIFCDRIMQLGFAHACRAGISFGKDDMVIPDSKAKIVAETEALTTEYEQQYNDGLITQGEKYNKVVDAWGKATDKITEEMMARIKAVEFDPVTGRQKQMNSVYMMSHSGARGSVNQMRQLGGMRGLMAKPSGEIIETPIISNFKEGLTVNEYFNSTHGARKGLADTALKTANSGYLTRRLVDVAQDAIISEVDCGAEIGLTMQPIVDAGQIVAPIGQRVLGRTALDPIINPATGDVIVEAGRMIDEKDVEVIEKVGIQSIRIRSALTCQTRNGVCAKCYGRDLARGTPVNQGEAVGVIAAQSIGEPGTQLTMRTFHLGGTAQVVDSSYLEASYEGTVKLRNRNVVRNTDGNLVVMGRNMAVLIVDATGKERAVHRVTYGSRLFVDEGDTVKRGQRIAEWDPYTRPILTEVEGYVEFEDLVDGLSVSETADESTGITKRVIIDWRSTPRGADLKPAMVIKDKSGKIQKLSKGGEARFLLSVETILSFEPGAHVNAGDVIARLPMESAKTKDITGGLPRVAELFEARRPKDHAVIAEIDGTVRFGRDYKNKRRIIIEPNDDTIEPVEYLIPKGKPFHLQDGDVIEKGEYILDGNPAPHDILAIKGVEALASYLVNEIQEVYRLQGVLINDKHIEVIVRQMLQKIEITESGDTGYLVGDHVDRIELDEVNDRLIEEGKKPGSGNPVLLGITKASLQTPSFISAASFQETTRVLTEAAVAGKMDTLQGLKENVIVGRLIPAGTGGMTNQIRRIATARDDLIIDERRKSTGSSDANAMLADMTNSAAE from the coding sequence ATGAACCAAGAGGTCATGAATCTTTTCAATCCTCAGGCTCCGGCACAGACGTTCGATTCCATTAGAATCTCGATTGCCAGCCCTGAGAAGATTCTGTCCTGGTCATACGGCGAGATCAAGAAGCCAGAGACCATCAACTATCGTACGTTCAAGCCTGAACGCGATGGTCTTTTCTGCGCGCGTATCTTTGGCCCGATCAAGGATTATGAATGCTTGTGCGGCAAGTACAAGCGTATGAAATACAAAGGCATCATCTGCGAAAAGTGCGGCGTTGAAGTGACGCTGTCACGCGTTCGTCGTGAGCGCATGGGCCATATTGAGCTTGCAGCACCTGTTGCCCATATCTGGTTCCTGAAGTCGCTGCCATCGCGCATCGGTACGCTTCTCGATATGACGCTCAAGGATATTGAGCGCGTTCTGTATTTCGAAAACTACATCGTTACCGAACCAGGTCTGACTTCACTGAAGGAGCATCAGCTTCTTTCGGAAGAAGAATACATGATTGCCGTCGATGAATTCGGCGAAGATCAGTTCACAGCCCTGATTGGTGCAGAAGCTATCTTTGAACTTCTGGCTTCGATGGATCTTCCAAACATCGCTGCAGACCTGCGCGTTGATCTTGCAGAAACCACCTCGGAACTGAAGACCAAGAAGCTGATGAAGCGTCTCAAGATCGTTGAGAACTTCATGGAATCTGGCAACCGTCCTGAGTGGATGATCATGAAGATCGTTCCGGTTATCCCACCGGATCTGCGTCCTCTGGTTCCACTTGATGGCGGTCGTTTTGCTACGTCCGATCTTAACGACCTTTACCGTCGTGTGATCAACCGTAACAACCGTCTGAAGCGTTTGATTGAACTACGCGCTCCTGGCATCATTATCCGTAACGAAAAGCGTATGTTGCAGGAAGCTGTTGACGCGCTGTTCGATAACGGCCGTCGTGGCCGCGTCATCACCGGTGCTAACAAGCGCCCGCTGAAGTCGCTCTCCGATATGCTGAAGGGTAAGCAAGGTCGTTTCCGTCAGAACCTTCTCGGTAAGCGCGTCGACTATTCTGGTCGTTCGGTTATCGTGACTGGTCCTGAGCTGAAGCTTCACCAGTGCGGCCTTCCAAAGAAGATGGCACTCGAACTGTTCAAGCCATTCATCTACGCTCGTCTTGACGCAAAGGGTTATTCCTCGACCGTTAAGCAGGCGAAGAAGCTGGTTGAAAAGGAACGTCCAGAAGTTTGGGATATCCTTGACGAAGTGATCCGTGAGCATCCGGTTCTTCTGAACCGCGCGCCTACGCTGCACCGTCTTGGTATTCAGGCATTCGAACCTACGCTGATCGAAGGCAAGGCCATCCAGCTGCATCCGCTCGTTTGTACAGCGTTTAACGCTGACTTTGACGGCGATCAGATGGCTGTTCACGTTCCACTGTCGCTTGAAGCTCAGCTTGAAGCACGCGTGCTGATGATGTCCACCAACAACATCCTGCACCCAGCAAACGGTGCGCCGATCATCGTACCGTCGCAGGACATGGTTCTTGGCCTCTATTATCTGTCGATTGTGGCAGACAAGGAGCCGGGCGAGGGCATGATTTTTGCCGATATGGGCGAACTTCAGCATGCGCTTGAAAACAAGGTTGTCACGCTTCACACGAAGATCAAGGGCCGCTTCAAGACGGTTGACGCGGAAGGAAAGCCTGTTTCCAAGGTTTACGACACCACGCCTGGTCGCTTGATTATGGGTGAGCTTCTGCCGAAGAATGCAAACGTATCTTTTGATATCTGCAATCAGGAAATGACGAAGAAGAACATCTCCAAGATGATCGACCACGTCTATCGCCATTGCGGTCAGAAAGAGACGGTTATTTTCTGCGATCGCATCATGCAGCTCGGCTTTGCCCATGCATGTCGCGCGGGTATTTCGTTCGGTAAGGATGACATGGTTATTCCTGACTCGAAGGCCAAGATCGTTGCAGAAACCGAAGCGCTGACCACAGAATATGAACAGCAGTACAATGACGGTCTGATCACTCAGGGCGAAAAGTACAACAAGGTTGTTGATGCCTGGGGTAAGGCGACGGACAAGATCACGGAAGAAATGATGGCCCGTATTAAGGCTGTTGAGTTTGATCCGGTGACTGGCCGTCAGAAGCAGATGAACTCGGTTTACATGATGTCGCATTCGGGTGCCCGTGGATCGGTCAACCAGATGCGTCAGCTTGGCGGTATGCGTGGTCTTATGGCCAAGCCGTCGGGTGAAATTATCGAAACACCGATCATCTCGAACTTTAAAGAAGGTCTGACCGTTAACGAGTACTTCAACTCGACACACGGTGCCCGTAAGGGTCTTGCTGATACTGCTTTGAAGACCGCTAACTCGGGTTACCTGACACGCCGTCTCGTTGACGTTGCACAGGACGCGATCATTTCGGAAGTCGATTGCGGCGCCGAAATCGGTCTCACCATGCAGCCAATCGTCGATGCTGGTCAGATCGTTGCACCAATTGGTCAGCGCGTTCTGGGTCGTACGGCTCTTGATCCGATCATCAATCCAGCCACCGGCGATGTTATCGTTGAAGCTGGCCGTATGATCGATGAAAAGGACGTCGAAGTTATCGAGAAGGTTGGCATTCAGTCGATCCGCATTCGTTCGGCTCTGACATGTCAAACCCGGAACGGCGTTTGCGCCAAGTGCTATGGTCGCGACCTTGCACGCGGTACGCCGGTTAACCAGGGTGAAGCTGTTGGCGTTATCGCTGCGCAGTCGATCGGTGAGCCCGGCACTCAGCTGACCATGCGTACCTTCCACTTGGGTGGTACTGCTCAGGTTGTTGATAGCTCGTATCTCGAAGCATCGTATGAAGGCACCGTTAAGTTGCGTAACCGCAATGTGGTTCGCAACACCGATGGCAACCTCGTTGTCATGGGCCGTAACATGGCGGTTCTGATTGTTGATGCAACGGGCAAGGAACGTGCCGTTCACCGTGTAACTTACGGTTCGCGTCTGTTCGTTGACGAAGGCGATACAGTCAAGCGCGGTCAACGTATTGCTGAATGGGATCCATACACCCGTCCAATTCTTACGGAAGTGGAAGGCTACGTCGAGTTCGAAGATCTCGTCGATGGTCTCTCGGTTTCGGAAACAGCGGATGAGTCGACCGGTATCACAAAGCGCGTTATCATTGACTGGCGTTCGACACCACGCGGTGCCGATCTCAAGCCTGCTATGGTCATCAAGGATAAGAGCGGCAAGATCCAGAAGCTGTCGAAGGGTGGCGAAGCTCGCTTCCTGCTGTCAGTTGAAACGATCCTTTCGTTCGAGCCTGGTGCTCATGTGAATGCGGGTGACGTTATTGCGCGTCTGCCGATGGAAAGCGCGAAGACCAAGGATATTACCGGTGGTCTGCCACGCGTTGCGGAACTGTTCGAAGCTCGTCGTCCTAAGGATCACGCCGTCATCGCCGAGATTGATGGTACTGTCCGCTTCGGTCGCGATTACAAGAACAAGCGTCGCATCATCATCGAGCCAAACGACGATACGATCGAGCCTGTTGAGTATCTGATCCCCAAAGGCAAGCCGTTCCATCTTCAGGACGGTGACGTTATCGAAAAGGGTGAATATATCCTCGACGGTAATCCAGCTCCGCACGACATTCTGGCGATCAAGGGCGTTGAAGCACTTGCTTCTTACCTCGTGAACGAAATCCAGGAAGTCTATCGTCTTCAGGGCGTTTTGATCAACGACAAGCACATCGAAGTGATTGTTCGTCAGATGCTCCAGAAGATTGAGATCACGGAGTCGGGTGACACGGGTTATCTCGTTGGTGATCATGTCGACCGCATCGAACTGGATGAAGTTAACGATCGTCTGATCGAAGAAGGTAAGAAGCCAGGTTCTGGTAATCCGGTTCTGCTTGGTATTACCAAGGCTTCGTTGCAGACACCGTCGTTCATTTCGGCAGCGTCGTTCCAGGAAACCACGCGCGTTCTTACCGAAGCCGCAGTTGCCGGCAAGATGGATACGCTACAGGGTCTCAAGGAAAACGTCATCGTTGGTCGTCTTATCCCGGCTGGTACGGGTGGCATGACCAACCAGATCCGTCGCATTGCAACAGCGCGCGACGATCTGATTATCGACGAGCGTCGCAAGTCGACTGGTTCGTCGGACGCAAATGCGATGCTGGCAGATATGACCAACAGCGCAGCCGAATAA
- the rpsG gene encoding 30S ribosomal protein S7: protein MSRRHKADKREINPDPKFGDLVITKFMNAVMLHGKKSVAESIVYGALEAIEAKAKSEPVALFHQALDNVAPHVEVRSRRVGGATYQVPVDVRSERRQALAIRWLINAARGRNETTMIDRLSGELLDAANNRGSAVKKREDTHRMAEANRAFSHYRW from the coding sequence ATGTCCAGACGCCATAAAGCTGATAAGCGTGAGATTAATCCGGATCCAAAGTTCGGCGATCTCGTCATCACCAAGTTCATGAATGCAGTTATGCTTCATGGTAAGAAGTCGGTTGCAGAAAGCATTGTTTACGGTGCTCTTGAAGCAATTGAAGCCAAGGCGAAGTCAGAGCCGGTCGCGCTGTTCCATCAGGCGCTCGACAATGTCGCTCCGCACGTTGAAGTCCGTTCGCGCCGCGTTGGTGGTGCAACCTATCAGGTTCCGGTCGATGTGCGTTCAGAACGCCGCCAGGCGCTTGCCATTCGTTGGTTGATCAACGCAGCTCGCGGTCGTAACGAAACCACAATGATTGATCGCCTTTCCGGTGAGTTGCTTGATGCTGCAAACAACCGTGGTTCTGCTGTGAAGAAGCGTGAAGATACGCATCGCATGGCTGAAGCCAACCGCGCATTCTCGCATTACCGCTGGTAA
- the fusA gene encoding elongation factor G, whose protein sequence is MAREYKIEDYRNFGIMAHIDAGKTTMTERILFYTGKNHKIGETHDGASTMDWMEQEQERGITITSAATTTFWQGQDGKKRRFNIIDTPGHVDFTIEVERSLRVLDGAIALLDANAGVEPQTETVWRQAEKYHVPRMVFVNKMDKIGADFYRCVEMVGSRLGAVALPVQLPIGAENEFEGVIDLIEMKALTWDGTIGAAATVGEIPADLKDKAEEYREKLIELAVEIDEAAMEAYLEGNMPSNEQLRALIRKGTIAVKFHPILCGTAFKNRGVQPLLDAVVEFLPSPIDVPAIKGIDVKTETETTRESSDEAPLSMLAFKIMNDPFVGSLTFARIYSGKLTKGISLENTVKGKRERIGRMLQMHSNSREDIEEAFAGDIVALAGLKETTTGDTLCDPLKPVILERMEFPDPVIEIAIEPKTKADQEKMGLALNRLAAEDPSFRVKSDEESGQTIIAGMGELHLDILVDRMKREFKVEANVGAPQVAYRETITRAAEIDYTHKKQSGGSGQFARVKIVFEPHEGDDFIFESKIVGGAVPKEYIPGVQKGIESVMGAGPLAGFPMLGVKATLIDGAYHDVDSSVLAFEIAARAAFREGAQKTGAQLLEPIMKVEVVTPEDYVGDVIGDLNSRRGQISGTEARGIATVVNANVPLANMFGYVNNLRSMSQGRAQYTMQFDHYEPVPTAVAQEIQKKFA, encoded by the coding sequence ATGGCCCGCGAATATAAAATCGAAGACTACCGCAATTTCGGTATTATGGCTCACATCGACGCCGGTAAGACGACGATGACCGAGCGTATTCTGTTCTATACCGGTAAGAACCACAAGATTGGTGAAACCCATGATGGCGCGTCCACCATGGACTGGATGGAGCAGGAACAGGAACGCGGTATCACCATCACGTCCGCTGCTACGACCACTTTCTGGCAGGGTCAGGATGGCAAGAAGCGTCGCTTCAACATCATCGACACCCCGGGCCACGTTGACTTCACGATCGAAGTTGAGCGTTCGCTCCGCGTTCTCGATGGCGCAATCGCTCTTCTTGATGCGAATGCTGGTGTTGAGCCACAGACTGAAACCGTATGGCGTCAGGCTGAGAAGTACCACGTTCCACGTATGGTCTTCGTTAACAAGATGGACAAGATCGGTGCTGACTTCTACCGTTGCGTAGAAATGGTTGGCTCGCGTCTTGGTGCAGTCGCGCTCCCAGTTCAGCTGCCAATTGGCGCTGAAAACGAGTTCGAAGGCGTCATCGATCTGATCGAGATGAAGGCCCTGACTTGGGATGGTACAATCGGTGCAGCTGCGACCGTTGGTGAAATTCCTGCAGATCTTAAGGATAAGGCTGAAGAGTACCGCGAAAAGCTCATCGAGCTGGCAGTGGAAATCGACGAAGCTGCAATGGAAGCTTACCTTGAAGGCAACATGCCTTCGAATGAACAGCTTCGCGCATTGATCCGTAAGGGTACGATTGCCGTTAAGTTCCATCCAATCCTTTGCGGTACAGCATTCAAGAACCGTGGCGTTCAGCCGCTTCTCGACGCTGTTGTGGAATTCCTTCCATCACCAATCGACGTTCCTGCAATTAAGGGCATCGACGTTAAGACGGAAACCGAAACGACCCGTGAATCTTCGGATGAAGCACCGCTTTCGATGCTCGCATTCAAGATCATGAACGATCCGTTCGTTGGCTCGCTCACATTCGCTCGTATTTACTCGGGCAAGCTGACCAAGGGTATTTCGCTCGAAAACACTGTTAAGGGCAAGCGTGAGCGTATCGGCCGTATGTTGCAGATGCACTCCAACAGCCGTGAAGACATCGAAGAAGCTTTCGCAGGCGACATCGTTGCTCTGGCTGGCCTCAAGGAAACCACAACAGGTGATACGCTTTGCGATCCACTGAAGCCGGTTATTCTTGAACGCATGGAATTCCCAGATCCGGTTATCGAAATCGCGATTGAACCAAAGACCAAGGCTGACCAAGAAAAGATGGGCCTCGCGCTCAACCGTCTGGCCGCTGAAGATCCTTCGTTCCGCGTTAAGTCTGATGAAGAATCCGGCCAGACAATTATCGCTGGTATGGGTGAGCTTCATCTCGACATTCTCGTTGACCGTATGAAGCGCGAATTTAAGGTTGAAGCAAACGTCGGCGCGCCGCAGGTTGCTTACCGTGAAACGATTACACGTGCTGCTGAAATCGATTACACCCACAAGAAGCAGTCGGGTGGTTCGGGTCAGTTCGCTCGCGTCAAGATCGTTTTCGAACCACATGAAGGCGATGACTTCATCTTCGAATCCAAGATCGTTGGTGGTGCTGTTCCTAAGGAATACATCCCAGGCGTTCAGAAGGGTATCGAAAGCGTCATGGGCGCGGGTCCACTTGCTGGCTTCCCAATGCTCGGCGTGAAAGCCACCCTGATCGACGGCGCATACCATGACGTTGACTCGTCTGTTCTCGCCTTCGAAATCGCTGCTCGCGCTGCATTCCGTGAAGGCGCGCAGAAGACCGGTGCTCAGCTCCTCGAGCCGATCATGAAGGTCGAAGTCGTAACTCCGGAAGATTACGTCGGTGACGTAATTGGCGATCTGAACTCACGTCGTGGTCAGATTTCCGGTACGGAAGCTCGTGGCATTGCTACGGTCGTCAACGCAAACGTTCCACTCGCCAACATGTTTGGTTATGTGAACAACCTGCGTTCGATGTCTCAGGGCCGTGCGCAGTACACCATGCAGTTCGACCACTATGAGCCGGTTCCGACCGCGGTCGCACAGGAAATTCAGAAGAAGTTCGCGTAA
- the rpsL gene encoding 30S ribosomal protein S12 has product MPTVNQLIRKPRIAPVKRNKVPALQANPQKRGVCTRVYTTTPKKPNSALRKVAKVRLTNGFEVIGYIPGEGHNLQEHSVVMIRGGRVKDLPGVRYHIIRGVLDTQGVKNRKQRRSKYGAKRPK; this is encoded by the coding sequence ATGCCTACCGTAAACCAGTTGATCCGCAAGCCGCGCATTGCGCCGGTAAAGCGTAATAAGGTTCCTGCTCTGCAGGCAAACCCACAGAAGCGCGGCGTTTGCACCCGCGTTTATACGACAACCCCTAAAAAGCCTAACTCGGCTCTTCGTAAGGTTGCCAAGGTTCGTCTCACCAATGGCTTTGAAGTCATCGGTTATATCCCTGGTGAAGGTCACAACCTTCAGGAGCACTCCGTGGTTATGATCCGCGGCGGCCGCGTCAAGGATTTGCCAGGTGTGCGTTACCACATCATTCGTGGTGTACTTGATACACAGGGTGTTAAGAACCGTAAGCAGCGTCGTTCGAAGTACGGTGCGAAGCGTCCTAAGTAA